The Formosa sp. Hel1_33_131 genome window below encodes:
- a CDS encoding SDR family oxidoreductase translates to MNLNLEHKNALVCGSTQGIGKAAAFALASEGVTLTLVARNEAKLKDVIASLPNADQHDYIIADFMNPSDLKSKVESYIQKNHGFHILVNNTGGPRSGAIIDASLEEFENAFTQHLKCNHVLAQLTVPFMKEASYGRIINIISTSVKEPIEGLGVSNTIRNAVGNWSKTLSFELGRFGITVNNVLPGFTETERLNEIIKIKANQAQTSIKEMTAIMKTYTPAKRFAKPEETANAIVFLASEAASYINGVNIPVDGGRTKSL, encoded by the coding sequence ATGAACTTAAACTTAGAACATAAAAACGCCCTTGTGTGTGGAAGTACGCAAGGCATTGGAAAAGCAGCTGCTTTCGCCTTGGCTTCTGAAGGGGTTACACTCACCTTGGTCGCTAGAAATGAAGCCAAACTGAAAGACGTTATTGCGTCACTTCCAAACGCAGATCAACACGATTATATCATTGCTGATTTTATGAATCCCTCAGATTTAAAATCCAAAGTTGAAAGCTATATTCAAAAAAATCATGGGTTCCATATTCTTGTCAACAATACAGGAGGCCCTAGAAGTGGTGCGATTATCGACGCCAGCTTGGAGGAGTTTGAGAATGCCTTTACACAACATCTGAAATGTAACCATGTACTCGCGCAACTCACGGTTCCTTTTATGAAAGAGGCGTCTTATGGACGTATTATAAATATCATTTCAACCTCGGTAAAAGAACCGATTGAAGGCTTGGGTGTGAGTAACACCATCCGAAATGCCGTTGGCAACTGGAGTAAAACACTGTCCTTTGAATTAGGACGTTTTGGAATTACGGTCAATAATGTATTGCCTGGATTTACAGAAACGGAGCGTTTGAATGAGATTATTAAAATTAAAGCCAATCAAGCGCAGACGAGTATCAAAGAAATGACCGCAATCATGAAAACTTATACGCCTGCAAAACGCTTTGCAAAACCAGAAGAAACGGCCAATGCAATTGTGTTTTTGGCGAGTGAAGCAGCGAGCTATATAAACGGCGTAAATATCCCAGTAGATGGTGGTCGCACAAAATCTTTGTAA
- a CDS encoding 3-hydroxyanthranilate 3,4-dioxygenase — MSKLVSPLNIKAWIEENRALLKPPVGNKCVWNDGEYIVMVVGGPNNRKDYHYNETPEFFYQLEGDIILKIIDKGVAKDVHIKEGDIYLLPSKVPHSPQRGANTVGIVIEYPRPEGVEDALEWYCENCNHQLFRAPFVLDNIETDMPIIFDRYYSSEEKCTCTQCGTKMEAPNKI, encoded by the coding sequence ATGAGCAAGCTAGTATCTCCCCTAAATATCAAAGCGTGGATTGAAGAAAACAGAGCATTATTAAAACCGCCTGTTGGAAACAAATGTGTGTGGAACGATGGCGAATATATTGTAATGGTTGTTGGTGGTCCCAATAATCGAAAAGATTATCATTATAATGAAACCCCTGAATTTTTCTATCAATTAGAAGGGGATATCATTTTAAAAATCATTGACAAGGGCGTTGCAAAAGATGTCCATATCAAAGAAGGTGATATATATTTATTACCCTCAAAAGTCCCCCATTCCCCACAACGGGGCGCAAACACGGTAGGGATCGTCATTGAGTATCCACGACCGGAAGGTGTGGAAGATGCTTTGGAATGGTATTGCGAAAATTGCAACCATCAACTGTTCAGAGCGCCTTTTGTGCTAGATAATATTGAAACCGATATGCCGATTATATTTGATCGCTATTATTCAAGTGAAGAAAAATGTACCTGCACCCAATGTGGCACTAAAATGGAGGCACCAAACAAAATTTAA
- a CDS encoding amidohydrolase family protein, which translates to MKRKLRINGHSHLLPYPEEIPQFMKEKEIFWVDDERKHMLQKGWSRPVTHSSFFLDEKLEWMDHNKIDHAVVLNLSQLYGNGLRLEEMKKALRFQNDYNAKIQLDNASKFTCGFVVHPGFIQGALWEIERCVKELGLRVLCLPTHFMDSIGQWRSVFDKENDPIFELANEYNLAIEVHPYDGEKMIKLENTSWRFHLIWMLAQCGDAYHFYTLNGMQERYPNIRTCFAHGGQMAQMNLGRRIQGFDGRPDLFEGKTHPRKAVGHPNIYFDTLVHDTDSLELMLKRQGSNQIIMGLDDPYPLGEMESEAQSSYPGKLLDLAIDRKLISETQYDEIWEDNVLRWLFGEDKVQAEKLIQKILS; encoded by the coding sequence ATGAAACGTAAACTTCGCATCAACGGACATTCCCATTTACTACCTTATCCAGAGGAAATTCCTCAATTCATGAAAGAAAAGGAGATTTTTTGGGTGGACGATGAGCGCAAGCATATGCTTCAAAAAGGTTGGAGTCGACCGGTGACGCATTCAAGTTTTTTCTTGGATGAAAAACTGGAGTGGATGGATCATAATAAAATTGACCATGCAGTGGTTTTAAATTTATCACAGCTCTATGGGAACGGATTGCGTTTGGAAGAAATGAAAAAAGCTTTGCGTTTTCAAAACGACTACAATGCCAAAATACAACTGGATAATGCCTCCAAATTCACTTGTGGATTTGTGGTGCATCCCGGATTTATTCAAGGGGCCTTATGGGAAATTGAACGCTGTGTCAAAGAATTAGGTTTAAGAGTGTTGTGTTTACCCACTCACTTTATGGACAGTATTGGGCAATGGCGAAGTGTGTTTGATAAGGAAAATGACCCGATTTTTGAATTGGCAAATGAATATAATTTAGCGATTGAAGTCCATCCTTATGATGGTGAAAAGATGATTAAGCTCGAAAACACTTCGTGGCGTTTTCATTTAATTTGGATGCTGGCACAATGTGGAGATGCGTATCATTTTTATACCTTAAACGGTATGCAAGAACGCTATCCTAACATCCGAACGTGTTTTGCACATGGAGGTCAAATGGCGCAAATGAACCTTGGAAGACGAATTCAAGGGTTTGACGGTCGCCCTGATTTATTTGAGGGTAAAACTCACCCCCGAAAAGCAGTTGGACACCCAAATATCTATTTTGACACCTTGGTTCATGACACCGATTCATTAGAACTAATGTTGAAACGTCAAGGGAGTAATCAAATTATTATGGGCTTGGACGATCCTTATCCGTTAGGAGAAATGGAAAGCGAAGCGCAGTCTTCTTATCCAGGAAAATTACTAGATCTTGCTATTGACCGGAAATTAATATCCGAAACGCAGTACGACGAAATTTGGGAAGACAATGTTTTAAGATGGTTGTTTGGGGAAGACAAAGTACAGGCTGAAAAATTGATTCAAAAAATACTTTCTTAA